From Pseudomonas sp. G.S.17, the proteins below share one genomic window:
- a CDS encoding pseudouridine synthase has product MRLDRFLSNLPRFNRKDVRLALAGRRVKVDGHVISDAHHDVREFSCVEFDGEILQAGKPARYFMLHKPQGCVSATVDPQHPTVIDLLDEPDKHDLHIAGRLDFNTTGLMLITNDGQWSRRLTLPQTRLPKIYYVETEQLINDRYVEKFAAGFYFAFEDITTQPARLTLLGTHSARLEIVEGRYHQVKRMFGHFDNKVLRLHRESIASLSLDPGLEPGQYRALHPAEIAAIG; this is encoded by the coding sequence ATGCGTCTTGATCGTTTCCTCAGCAACCTGCCGCGCTTCAATCGCAAGGACGTACGCCTCGCCCTGGCAGGCCGACGGGTAAAGGTTGATGGTCACGTGATCAGCGACGCGCACCATGATGTGCGTGAGTTCAGCTGTGTCGAGTTTGATGGCGAAATCCTGCAGGCTGGCAAACCGGCCCGCTACTTCATGCTGCACAAGCCCCAGGGCTGCGTCAGCGCCACCGTCGACCCGCAGCATCCGACCGTTATCGACCTGCTGGACGAGCCGGACAAACACGACTTGCACATTGCCGGCCGGCTGGACTTCAACACCACCGGTCTGATGCTGATCACCAATGACGGGCAATGGTCGCGTCGGCTGACGCTGCCCCAGACCAGGTTGCCGAAGATCTACTATGTTGAAACCGAGCAGCTTATCAACGACCGCTACGTCGAGAAATTCGCTGCCGGTTTTTACTTCGCCTTCGAGGACATCACCACTCAGCCGGCCCGATTGACCCTGCTCGGCACGCACTCGGCCAGACTGGAAATCGTCGAGGGGCGCTACCATCAGGTCAAGCGCATGTTCGGCCACTTCGATAACAAAGTGCTGCGCCTGCATCGTGAAAGCATCGCCAGCCTGAGCCTGGACCCCGGCCTGGAGCCAGGCCAGTACCGCGCGCTGCATCCCGCGGAAATCGCGGCTATCGGCTAA
- a CDS encoding alpha/beta hydrolase, which translates to MRPEIAVLDIQGQFRVYTEFYRADAAEKTIILVNGSLATTASFAQTVRNLHPQFNVVLYDQPYAGKSKPHNVNATPLTKEAEGQILLELIDHFNAEHIMSFSWGGAAALIALSLRPQRIEKAVISSFSPVVNEHMRDYLERGVLHLGAHARYEVGNLVNDTIGKHLPPLFKRFNYRHVSSLETHEYDQMHFHISHVLNLDQNEYLNAAKNINVPVLFMNGEWDEYTAPADARLFDQVVKDSTFTTIRATGHFLDMEHKAACRDSRFALLDYLTPPTPTRNRQTFHYRQAQTQHAFAL; encoded by the coding sequence ATGAGGCCAGAAATCGCTGTGCTTGATATACAGGGACAGTTTCGGGTTTACACGGAGTTTTATCGGGCAGATGCCGCAGAGAAGACCATCATCCTGGTCAACGGCTCACTGGCCACCACTGCGTCATTTGCGCAGACCGTGCGTAACCTTCATCCCCAATTCAACGTGGTGCTTTACGATCAGCCCTACGCGGGCAAATCCAAGCCCCACAACGTCAACGCAACGCCGTTGACCAAAGAAGCAGAAGGCCAGATCCTGCTGGAGCTGATCGACCATTTCAACGCCGAACACATCATGTCGTTCTCGTGGGGAGGCGCGGCGGCGCTGATTGCGCTTTCGCTCCGACCACAACGGATCGAGAAGGCTGTGATCAGTTCGTTCTCGCCGGTCGTCAACGAGCACATGCGAGATTATCTGGAGCGCGGCGTCCTGCACCTGGGTGCTCACGCGCGTTATGAAGTGGGCAACCTGGTCAACGACACGATCGGCAAGCACTTGCCGCCATTGTTCAAGCGTTTCAACTATCGGCATGTCAGCAGCCTGGAAACCCATGAGTATGACCAGATGCACTTTCACATCAGCCACGTCCTGAACCTGGATCAGAACGAGTACCTGAACGCGGCGAAAAACATCAATGTGCCGGTGCTGTTCATGAACGGCGAATGGGACGAATACACCGCCCCCGCCGATGCCAGGCTCTTTGACCAGGTAGTGAAAGACAGCACCTTCACGACGATACGCGCCACGGGGCATTTCCTCGACATGGAACACAAAGCCGCTTGCCGCGACTCGCGTTTCGCGTTGCTGGACTACCTCACACCCCCAACGCCAACACGCAACCGTCAGACCTTCCACTACAGACAGGCCCAGACACAACATGCCTTCGCCCTCTGA
- a CDS encoding Bro-N domain-containing protein: protein MDYTTSHPHIPTLFTRHHIQLHALLLENQVWFCARDLGHLMGLFLDERKTRKLDHDQRRTLVLHRHGLTQDALMISESGAYALLVYHHGPQNRELREWLTLQVVPALRDANHLGHPERPTIGLLDWAGVSLNLLHWQDEPWIRLRDMPNVLLHEARTKRPWWKKATRFLSM, encoded by the coding sequence ATGGATTACACGACGTCCCATCCTCACATCCCAACCCTATTCACCCGCCACCATATCCAACTGCACGCGCTGCTCCTGGAAAACCAGGTCTGGTTCTGCGCTCGGGATCTGGGGCATCTAATGGGCCTGTTCCTCGACGAACGCAAGACGCGCAAGCTCGACCATGATCAACGCCGCACCCTGGTCCTGCATCGTCACGGCCTGACTCAGGATGCGCTGATGATCAGCGAATCGGGCGCTTATGCCTTGCTGGTCTACCACCATGGCCCACAAAACCGCGAGCTGCGTGAATGGCTGACGCTACAGGTCGTCCCGGCGCTGCGTGACGCCAATCACCTCGGCCACCCTGAACGCCCGACCATCGGCCTGCTGGACTGGGCTGGCGTTTCCTTGAACTTGCTGCATTGGCAAGACGAACCCTGGATCCGCCTGCGCGACATGCCCAACGTGCTGCTGCACGAAGCCCGCACCAAACGTCCCTGGTGGAAAAAAGCGACGCGTTTTCTGTCGATGTGA
- a CDS encoding DUF2025 family protein — protein MKTTSSAICEAADRLAGFVGYHHKAHRHIVRFSEDSFGMDVADDSITPTCEFVWSPADNELMTLSRERLQLLLEQNIDDRLRITEPLRVYMRRLDLPEIVVERRVKV, from the coding sequence ATGAAAACCACCTCCAGCGCTATCTGTGAAGCAGCCGACCGACTCGCCGGGTTCGTCGGCTACCACCACAAGGCCCATCGCCATATCGTGCGCTTCAGCGAAGACTCCTTCGGCATGGACGTCGCCGACGACAGCATCACGCCCACCTGCGAATTCGTCTGGTCGCCGGCAGACAACGAACTCATGACCCTGAGCCGGGAACGCCTGCAACTGCTGCTCGAACAAAACATTGACGACCGCCTGCGCATCACCGAACCGCTGCGCGTCTACATGCGCCGGCTCGACCTGCCGGAAATCGTGGTGGAGCGGCGGGTGAAGGTTTAA
- the yiaY gene encoding L-threonine dehydrogenase: MSSTFFIPSVNIMGLGCLDEAMQAIRNYGFLKALIVTDAGLAKAGLAAQIAGLLVEQGIDSVVYDGARPNPTVSNVENGLAMLRERECDFVISLGGGSPHDCAKGIALCATNGGHISDYEGVDRSTKPQLPLIAINTTAGTASEMTRFCIITDEVRHVKMAIVDRNVTPLLSVNDPAMMAKMPKSLTAATGMDALTHAIEAYVSTAATPITDACALKAMALIAENLHKAVVDGSDLTARENMAYAQFLAGMAFNNASLGFVHAMAHQLGGFYDLPHGVCNAVLLPHVQSFNASVCPARLSDVAHAMGADTRGLSPEEGARAAIAAIRSLSSSIDIPPGLTALGVKEEDFPILAANALKDACGLTNPRPADQLQIEDIFRRAL, translated from the coding sequence ATGAGCAGCACTTTTTTCATACCCTCCGTGAACATCATGGGCCTGGGTTGCCTCGATGAGGCCATGCAAGCCATCCGCAATTACGGCTTTCTCAAGGCGTTGATCGTTACCGACGCCGGCTTGGCCAAAGCCGGACTGGCCGCGCAGATCGCCGGTTTGCTGGTGGAGCAGGGCATCGACTCGGTGGTCTACGATGGCGCCAGGCCCAACCCGACCGTCAGCAATGTTGAAAATGGCCTGGCCATGCTGCGCGAACGTGAATGCGATTTCGTGATTTCCCTGGGAGGCGGTTCGCCCCATGACTGCGCCAAAGGGATCGCGTTGTGCGCCACCAATGGCGGGCACATCAGTGATTACGAAGGTGTGGACCGTTCCACCAAGCCGCAATTGCCGCTGATCGCCATCAACACCACCGCCGGCACCGCCAGCGAAATGACCCGTTTCTGCATCATTACCGATGAAGTGCGCCACGTGAAAATGGCCATCGTTGATCGCAACGTCACGCCGCTGTTGTCGGTCAACGACCCGGCGATGATGGCCAAGATGCCGAAGTCACTGACTGCGGCTACCGGCATGGACGCCCTGACTCACGCCATCGAAGCCTATGTCTCGACTGCCGCAACGCCGATCACCGACGCCTGCGCACTCAAGGCCATGGCGCTGATCGCCGAAAACCTGCACAAGGCCGTGGTGGATGGTTCGGATTTGACCGCACGGGAAAACATGGCCTACGCACAATTCCTCGCGGGCATGGCTTTCAACAACGCGTCCCTGGGTTTCGTGCATGCCATGGCGCACCAGTTGGGCGGCTTCTATGATCTGCCGCACGGCGTGTGTAACGCGGTTTTGCTGCCCCACGTGCAAAGCTTCAACGCCAGCGTTTGCCCGGCCCGCCTGAGCGACGTTGCCCACGCCATGGGCGCAGACACCCGCGGCCTGTCCCCTGAAGAGGGCGCCCGTGCGGCGATTGCGGCAATCCGCAGCCTGTCGAGCTCCATCGACATTCCACCGGGCCTCACCGCGCTGGGCGTCAAGGAAGAAGACTTCCCGATTCTGGCCGCCAATGCCCTCAAAGACGCCTGCGGCCTGACCAACCCGCGACCTGCCGATCAACTGCAGATCGAAGACATCTTTCGTCGCGCACTCTGA
- a CDS encoding SAM-dependent methyltransferase: MSVTATPAQSAQDHHAQFLGLLENSLSQNSFIKLVLAKYVGDEAELQRVIIKQLTVKDQPCLSFVYRYKTRDITKNLPLAEAVQLIGGLLPESFKNAHLLSLTDEVQFEYGKKGKSTLFKSKAQQEREAPTAGHDREKKRYLELTRPFLTDLGVTNKQHELIPSMSRKWKQINKFIEVFSHALTSSPLKLDQPIKVADFGSGKGYLTFAIHDYLRNTLQAEGQVTGVELREDMVTLCNNAAARLDHPGLVFECGDVRSVAPSALDVMIALHACDIATDYAIHMGIRSGASIIMCSPCCHKQIRLQIQSPALLKPMLQYGLHMGQQAEMVTDSLRALLLEACGYETKVFEFISLEHTNKNKMILAVKRAEPLKSSDILARIQELKTFYGIQEQCLETLLVADGFIS, encoded by the coding sequence ATGTCAGTCACTGCAACTCCCGCCCAGTCTGCCCAGGACCACCATGCCCAGTTTCTCGGTTTGCTGGAGAACAGCCTGTCGCAGAACTCATTTATCAAGCTGGTCCTGGCCAAATACGTCGGTGACGAAGCCGAGTTGCAGCGGGTGATTATCAAGCAGCTGACCGTCAAGGATCAGCCGTGTCTGTCGTTCGTCTATCGCTACAAGACTCGCGATATCACCAAGAATCTGCCGCTGGCCGAGGCTGTTCAGCTGATCGGTGGCTTGCTGCCGGAGTCATTCAAGAACGCGCATTTGCTGTCGCTGACCGACGAAGTGCAGTTCGAATACGGCAAGAAAGGTAAAAGCACGCTGTTCAAGAGCAAGGCCCAGCAAGAGCGTGAAGCGCCAACGGCCGGGCATGATCGGGAGAAGAAGCGCTATCTGGAGCTGACCCGGCCATTCCTGACGGATCTGGGCGTGACCAATAAACAGCATGAACTGATCCCTTCCATGTCGCGCAAGTGGAAGCAGATCAACAAGTTCATCGAGGTGTTCTCCCACGCGCTGACGTCTTCGCCGCTCAAACTCGATCAGCCGATAAAGGTCGCGGACTTCGGTTCGGGAAAGGGTTACCTGACGTTCGCCATTCATGACTATCTGCGCAATACCTTGCAGGCCGAAGGGCAGGTGACTGGCGTCGAACTGCGCGAAGACATGGTCACGCTGTGCAACAACGCCGCTGCTCGCCTTGATCATCCGGGCCTGGTGTTCGAGTGCGGCGATGTGCGCAGCGTGGCGCCGAGTGCGCTGGACGTGATGATTGCCCTGCATGCCTGTGACATCGCCACCGATTACGCCATTCATATGGGCATTCGTTCCGGGGCGTCGATCATCATGTGTTCGCCGTGCTGCCACAAACAGATTCGTCTGCAAATCCAGAGCCCGGCGCTGCTCAAACCCATGCTGCAATACGGCCTGCACATGGGCCAGCAAGCGGAAATGGTCACCGACAGCCTGCGCGCGCTGCTGCTCGAGGCCTGCGGTTACGAGACCAAAGTGTTCGAGTTCATCTCGCTGGAACACACCAACAAAAACAAGATGATCCTCGCGGTAAAACGCGCCGAACCGCTCAAGTCCAGCGACATCCTGGCCCGCATCCAGGAGCTGAAAACCTTCTACGGGATTCAGGAACAATGCCTGGAAACCTTGCTGGTGGCAGACGGTTTCATCAGCTGA
- a CDS encoding IS5 family transposase codes for MKQISFADAEYAGKRKQTRRERFLNEMDQVVPWNGLIKLIEPHYPKGEGGRPAYPLMAMLRVHLMQNWFGYSDPAMEESLYETTILRQFAGLHLDRIPDETTILNFRRLLEKHELAGGILQVINGYLGDRGLLLRQGTVVDATIIHAPSSTKNKDGKRDPEMHQTKKGNQYFFGMKSHIGVDAESGLVHSVVGTAANVADVTQVDQLLHGEETYVSGDAGYTGVEKRPEHQDRQMIWSIAARPSSYKKHAKKSLIGRMRRKIEYAKAQLRAKVEHPFRVIKRQFGYTKVRFRGLVKNTAQQTTLFALSNLWMMRKRLLNAGEVRLYCGQ; via the coding sequence ATGAAGCAAATCTCCTTCGCTGACGCCGAATATGCTGGCAAACGCAAACAAACCCGCCGTGAGCGCTTCCTGAACGAGATGGATCAGGTCGTGCCCTGGAATGGCTTGATCAAACTGATCGAACCGCACTATCCGAAGGGCGAAGGTGGTCGTCCGGCCTATCCGTTGATGGCGATGTTGCGGGTTCATTTGATGCAAAACTGGTTCGGTTATAGCGACCCGGCCATGGAAGAATCGCTCTACGAAACCACAATTTTGCGCCAGTTTGCCGGGCTGCATCTGGATCGGATTCCGGACGAAACCACGATCCTCAATTTCCGCCGACTGCTGGAAAAACATGAGTTGGCCGGCGGGATTTTGCAGGTGATCAATGGCTATTTGGGCGACCGTGGTTTGTTGCTGCGCCAAGGCACCGTGGTCGATGCGACGATCATTCATGCGCCGAGTTCGACCAAGAACAAGGACGGAAAACGTGACCCTGAGATGCACCAGACGAAGAAAGGAAATCAATATTTCTTCGGGATGAAATCGCACATCGGTGTCGATGCCGAATCCGGTTTGGTGCATAGCGTAGTGGGCACTGCGGCGAATGTGGCGGACGTAACCCAGGTCGATCAGTTACTGCACGGAGAAGAAACTTACGTCTCTGGCGATGCCGGTTACACCGGCGTCGAAAAGCGTCCCGAGCATCAAGATCGCCAAATGATCTGGTCGATTGCGGCGCGGCCCAGCAGCTATAAAAAGCATGCAAAGAAGAGCCTGATCGGGCGCATGCGTCGCAAAATCGAATACGCGAAAGCTCAGCTGCGTGCCAAGGTTGAGCATCCGTTTCGAGTGATCAAGCGTCAGTTTGGTTATACGAAAGTGCGCTTCCGGGGCCTTGTTAAAAACACCGCACAGCAGACCACGCTGTTTGCGCTGTCGAACCTGTGGATGATGCGAAAACGATTGCTGAATGCAGGAGAGGTGCGTCTGTATTGCGGACAATGA